In Gopherus flavomarginatus isolate rGopFla2 chromosome 1, rGopFla2.mat.asm, whole genome shotgun sequence, a single genomic region encodes these proteins:
- the COPS7A gene encoding COP9 signalosome complex subunit 7a encodes MAAEVKVTGQSQEQLLVLARSARGAALVSLIHQVLEAPGVYVFGELLDLPNVRELAENEFSSVFRLLTLFAYGTYADYLSEAGNLPPLSEAQKNKLRHLSVVTLAAKIKCIPYAVLLEQLQLKNVRQLEDLVIEAVYADVLRGSLDQRNQRLEVDYSIGRDIRREELSTITRTLQEWCLGCEVVLSGIEEQVSRANQHKEQQLGLKQQIESEVANLKKTIKVTTAAAAAATSQDPEQHLTELREPAPGTNQRQTSKKASKAKGLRGSAKIWSKSN; translated from the exons ATGGCAGCCGAGGTGAAGGTGacggggcagagccaggagcagctCCTCGTGCTGGCCCGCTCGGCTCGCGGGGCGGCCCTGGTCAGCCTCATCCACCAGGTGCTGGAGGCGCCCGGCGTCTACGTCTTCGGGGAGCTGCTGGATCTGCCCAACGTCCGAGAG CTGGCTGAGAATGAGTTCTCCTCCGTCTTCCGTCTGCTCACCCTCTTCGCATATGGGACATATGCTGATTATTTGT CCGAAGCTGGGAACCTCCCTCCACTGAGCGAGGCTCAGAAGAACAAGCTGAGGCACCTGTCGGTGGTCACTCTGGCTGCCAAGATCAAG TGCATCCCCTATGCAGTGCTGCTGGAACAGTTGCAGCTGAAGAATGTGCGGCAGCTGGAGGACCTAGTGATTGAGGCCGTGTATGCAGATGTGCTGCGTGGGAGCCTGGACCAGCGTAATCAGCGTCTTGAGGTCGATTACAGTATCGGGCGAGACATCCGCAGGGAGGAGCTAAGCACCATCACTCGCACATTGCAGGAGTG GTGCCTGGGCTGTGAGGTGGTCCTGTCAGGGATTGAGGAGCAGGTTAGCCGAGCCAACCAACATAAAGAGCAACAGCTGGGCCTAAAGCAGCAGATAGAGAGTGAG GTGGCAAATCTGAAAAAGACAATTAAAgtgacaacagcagcagctgcagcagccacaTCCCAGGATCCAGAGCAGCATCTGACAGAGCTCAGGGAGCCAGCTCCTGGCACCAACCAGCGCCAGACCAGCAAGAAAGCTTCTAAAGCCAAAGG GCTCCGGGGCAGCGCAAAGATCTGGTCTAAATCAAACTAG